GCATTGTGTAGGTTGGAAACTCAGGATATTTCCTCAGCATGCCAAATAGTGCCGCACCGCTTTGATGACGTACGTCGTGACGATAGACCGGAAACGCGACGATGAGCCCCGCCGCAAAACCGATGAGCAGACCCGCGAGCAACCCCCACACGGTGCTGCCGATCCAAAAACCCAGGGCAATGCGAATGCCAATATTGACCAGCGAGTTACTCATTTCGGCCACCGCCATACGGCCGAACTGTTTTTGCCGAATCATCCAACCGTTGACGAGCAGTTTAAATGCGGCCGACAACAAAACCGCCAACGGTAACCACCAGGCATAGTGGCCAAGGCCTTGCACCAGACCGGTTTGCTCGCAACACACGCGCACAACCGCCACGAGCACTAGCGTTACCAGTGCGACGAGAACAGCAACCCACAATGTCGCACGCAGAAGTTGTCGCGCGTCCGACTCATTGTCTGGCAGCACCATCGCCATTTCATACTTTAGCGTGGCAAATACAGCAATGACGGCAACAACGGAAATAAACAACCCAATCACGCCGTAATCATCTGGCGTATAGAGTCTTGAGATTATCGGGATGGCGAACAACGAGATTGCGACAACCAGGCCGTTTCCTGCCAGCACTTTTGTCACATTGGCGACAAACTCGCTTTGCCGCAAACGCGCTAGCATGGTTTCGCTCCGCGCCGCGCCGCGAGCCTAGGCATCGTTAACTCGAGCCGTCGGACTGTATCGCGATGTCTTCGCCTTCGATGTGGTCATCCTCTTCATCCGATCGGCCAGCGAAGATACCGCCCATCTTGCGGTCGCGCACAACGTCTTTGATCACAGACGTCTCAATCACTTCGCTTTGTTCGGCAAAGCCGTACACTAAGGCCGTGTCGCAAATTGTGTTAATGACCCGCGGAATACCCCGGCTGTAGTACCACACCAGTGAGCAGGATCGTTCTGGAAACAGTTGCTCATCGCCACCGGCGGTCTTGACTCGATGATGAATGTAGCTGACGGTCTCCTGGGCACTGAGCGCCTCGAGGTGATAGTTCACTGAAATACGCTGCGCAAACTGGCGTAAGCTGGGCAACATTAAGGCGGAGCGCAGCTCTGGCTGGCCGACCAAAATCAGTTGCAACACCTGATTTTTGTCCGCGTTGATATTGGACAACATTCTCAGTTCTTCGAGTGTATCGATCGACAGATTCTGCGCTTCATCAATAATCAACACAGTCCGCTTATTACGTGCATACTCCTGCACAACGTAGTTGACGAAATCCTCATAGCATTCGACCTTCTCTTTGCCCTTATATTCCAGGCCAAACGCCATAAGCACCCACTGCATTAAATTACCAAATGACTGATGGGTATTACTGATCAACCCGACCGTAATGTCCTCGTCCATTTCATCAAGAAGTGCACGAATCAGCGTCGTCTTGCCCGAACCGATTTCACCCGTGATGACACTGAAACCCGAATTATTACTCAACCCGTATTGCAGCATCGTGAGCGCCATTTGGTGCTTCTTACCGAGATACAAAAACGACGGATCGGGAAGCAGCGTGAAGGGCTTCTCGTTGAAATTGTAAAACTGCTCGTACATCGTATTACCGGTCCACTAATGGCGTTCGCGTCTTTTGCAGACTAGTAGTTATAGGACTGCGAGGGTTCTTCTGCCTGGTTGAGCAAGGAACCGATTATTTTGGTACCACGCAATAGATCATAGGTTGTGGCCAGATCCTCACGCTTCGTCGCACCGCTTTGCACCACCACCAACGCACCATCCACGTTCGGCGCAAACGCGATCGCGTCGTCCGTTGCGAGTACGGGAGGCATATCGAAAATCACGATCCGCTCGGGATAGCGTGCCTTCAGCTCAGCGATGAGATCCAGCATGCGTGGCGATGACAACATCTCGGACGAATTGGTTTCCCTTTCTTTACCGGGTAAAACCACAAGTCGTTCGACCGATGGATTGAACAGTATGTCCGGCAATGGGACATCGTTACGCAGATAGTCAATGATGCCGTGAGGTGGCTCGTACCCGAAAAAATTGTGCACACTGGGGCGCCGCAAATCGAGGTCGACCAGCAAAACCGTATGCGTGACTTCACGCGCAAGACTAATCGCAAGATTGACCGCGGTTAGCGATTTGCCTTCACCTGGCCCCGGACTCACGACCATCAGGGAATTCCAGCCATTATCTCGCATGCGCTGGATAACGCGCGTGCGCAACATCCGATAGGCATCAGCCGCCATTTCCGCGGATTGCCCACCCAATACTCGATTCTGGTCCAATACCTGTTCGTTCACAGGCACTACGTGTGTTTCGCTGTATACGATTTTGTCGGCCCTTACGCTACTGTGCGCAGCGGAGGGTGTCGACGTTGGAGACTG
This Pseudomonadota bacterium DNA region includes the following protein-coding sequences:
- a CDS encoding oligosaccharide flippase family protein, which gives rise to MLARLRQSEFVANVTKVLAGNGLVVAISLFAIPIISRLYTPDDYGVIGLFISVVAVIAVFATLKYEMAMVLPDNESDARQLLRATLWVAVLVALVTLVLVAVVRVCCEQTGLVQGLGHYAWWLPLAVLLSAAFKLLVNGWMIRQKQFGRMAVAEMSNSLVNIGIRIALGFWIGSTVWGLLAGLLIGFAAGLIVAFPVYRHDVRHQSGAALFGMLRKYPEFPTYTMPADFVRTFAQNLPVIFFGFMYSPAVAGLFYMANRLIKAPVELGLHAFRGVFLQKVSAMHNDRLPLRGTYLKTMLVMLVLGIGPAFVLYGWGQELLTFVLGSDWREAGVFAEILAPLLLSFWITSPAAMLLITLRRQNYWLAVQATIAVLQVGVFAYAHATGQSASWTLQVFVLVQIVVNVLLKVLVYGLLDTDTGREELA
- a CDS encoding CpsD/CapB family tyrosine-protein kinase; this encodes MERIKQALDRAKKERENNAAGDSTRESEVLQSPTSTPSAAHSSVRADKIVYSETHVVPVNEQVLDQNRVLGGQSAEMAADAYRMLRTRVIQRMRDNGWNSLMVVSPGPGEGKSLTAVNLAISLAREVTHTVLLVDLDLRRPSVHNFFGYEPPHGIIDYLRNDVPLPDILFNPSVERLVVLPGKERETNSSEMLSSPRMLDLIAELKARYPERIVIFDMPPVLATDDAIAFAPNVDGALVVVQSGATKREDLATTYDLLRGTKIIGSLLNQAEEPSQSYNY
- a CDS encoding AAA family ATPase, with the protein product MYEQFYNFNEKPFTLLPDPSFLYLGKKHQMALTMLQYGLSNNSGFSVITGEIGSGKTTLIRALLDEMDEDITVGLISNTHQSFGNLMQWVLMAFGLEYKGKEKVECYEDFVNYVVQEYARNKRTVLIIDEAQNLSIDTLEELRMLSNINADKNQVLQLILVGQPELRSALMLPSLRQFAQRISVNYHLEALSAQETVSYIHHRVKTAGGDEQLFPERSCSLVWYYSRGIPRVINTICDTALVYGFAEQSEVIETSVIKDVVRDRKMGGIFAGRSDEEDDHIEGEDIAIQSDGSS